The DNA region ACCTCCCCTCTCGCTTGGCAAGACGTTCCATAAACCCCAAGGCGGTGCTGGCTGCCACCATGAACAGGACCGCGAGTCCCGCGAGAGCACCTATCTCGATCTCTACAGGCAGAAAGCCCATGGCGGCGGACCCGAACACTAGCTGCCTCATGGCATCGATTCCGAAGGTGAGGGGCACTAGAGATCCGGACAACGCAACCCAGAACCCAAGAGCCCGGACGGGGAAGTAGAATCCAGTGAGAAGATACACCGGTTCCTGGAGCAGGTTGGCAGTATGCCAGGCTTCCCGGCCGTACAGCATGAACAGTGAACTCATGCACATCCCCATGCCGTAGAGAGCGACCACTGTCAGGATGAAGGTGGTCAGGGC from Bacillota bacterium includes:
- a CDS encoding ABC transporter permease codes for the protein ALTTFILTVVALYGMGMCMSSLFMLYGREAWHTANLLQEPVYLLTGFYFPVRALGFWVALSGSLVPLTFGIDAMRQLVFGSAAMGFLPVEIEIGALAGLAVLFMVAASTALGFMERLAKREGRLTLKWQ